GCCGAGCTGTTTCGCAGACAGACCACAATGGTCTGTCTTGAGATGTGGCCAGTGGCCGGTGAGATACCTGGAGGTAGTCAAGTTCAGTCAGTACCTCAACCCCGTTGGGTCGTACGTCTCAGTCCCGGTACACCATCTACTGACCAACGACTACTTGGAGCTATTCGTCTGAAGCGCTGGTCGGGATCATGCCGATCCAGGCGCCCAGCACGGCTCGACCGACGGAAGCCGCCGCCGCTCTGCCCGGCCCGCCCGCGCCGGGCCCGTCCGGATAGACGACCACCGCCACCACGATGGTGGGGCGGGTCGCGGGCCAGACGCCGAAGAACCACCCGGCCGGCTCGCCCGCACCGGTCTCGGTAACTCCCGAGTTGCCGACAGCCTCCGGCGGGCGGTCCTGCGAGGCGCCGCCGACCACCAGTGGGCGGCTCTCTCCGTAGAGCGACAGGGCTGCTTCGTAGCCGAAGGTATCGGCCATGGGTTCCGGGTCCGCTCGCGAGACCTGATTGGAGTCGGCGTCGAACACCCGAGCGGTGACGTGCGGGCGCATAATCAGCCCGTCCTGCCCGGCGCCGGCCACCCGCGTGGCGATACCCAGCGCCGAAAGCGGATCCATCTCGTCGAGAGTGATCGTTCCCTCAGAGGTGAGGAGTCTGGGCAATGACCCTGCGATGGCCCGGTTGTCGAGGGGGCCGTCGGTGCTTTCCGTCAGGGCGTCCCACACCACCGCGGCGTTCGTTCCGACCAGGGAATTGGGATTGAATGACGGCGAGCTGACCATCGCCAGTACCTGACCGGTGGCAGGATCCAGGGCAACCACCGCTCCCCGCCGATCACCCAGGGCTCGGGCGGCGGTCGCTTGAAGCTCGTGGTACAGCGTCAGCTGGATCGAACGGGGTCGCAGGTCGTCTCCGAGCAGCGCGTTGAGGATCCCCGAAGTCGTCAGGTCACGGCGCGACCTGAGAAGCGAGGCGTGGGCGGCCTCCACGCCCCGGTCCCCGAACAGCGCCGACGAGAAGCCGACTACGTGCGCGTATACCGACCCGTACAGGTACTCGCGCCGGTACGCGCCGGGATCGAGAGGATCGGGCACCGATCTGGCCAGCACCACCGAGTCCGCGGAGAGGATCTCGCCGCGTTCCCGACCCGACCTGGTCAGCTCCACGCGCGGATTCCGCTGGTTCTGGCGCAGCCTGTCGGCGGCGATGGCCTGCCAGTAGGTGAGGTCCACCACGAGAACCAGGAAGAGGACACCGAGAAGCAGGACCACCCGGCGGATCGGGCCGTTCATACCCGTTCCTCATGACTGACGCGGGCCAGCACGGCGAGAATGACGAAGCCGGCCATCGTCAAGGACACCCCGTACGACAGGAAAGGAATCGGCATGGCGGTACCGGGCAGGAGCCCCACCACCCCGGCCACGGACATCGCCGCCTGTCCACCAAGGAGCAGCGACAGCCCGCCCGCGAGGAGTTTGTGGAACACTTCCCTGGCCCGCAACGCGATACCGAACCCGGTGACCACCATCAGGGCGTAAGCGGCCAGCACCACCACGGTCCCTGCGAGGCCCATCTCCTCGCCGACGGCCGCGAACACCAGGCTGGTGGTCGACTCCGGTATCAGGTCGGGGTCGCCAAGACCGAAACCCGTACCCGAAAGGCTGCCCGCCGCCAGCCCGAACAGGCCCTCGGCGAGCCGGTTACCCGGACCCTCCGGTTGGGTCCATGGATCCGTCCATACCGTTATCCGGCTCTGGAGACCCTCCGACAGCCAGGGGCCGGCAACCAGCCAGAGGACGCCGGCGCCGAGCCCGCCAACCAGATAGGCGGACCGGTTGGTTGCCATGTAAGCCATCACGCAGAACATCCCCACCACGATCATGGCCGTTCCGGAATCCCGGACGGCGATGCTGATCAGGACGACCCCCAGCAGGAGGATCGACTGCCAGACCGTCGTGACCCGGGCCGGGCGGAGCGGGGCTGTGTACCGACCCCCGGCGGAGAAGAAAGCCTGCCGCTCGGCCAGGAGGATGGCGAAGAGGGCCACCATCACCAACTTGACGATCTCGCCGGGGTTGAGAACCACCGCAGGAGCCGACCTCCACGCCACCCAGGTCGTCCCACCATCCACGCCCAGGGAAGGGACCGCGACCAGCCCGGCCGCGAGGGCCAGGAGAGGCCACCAACCACCGCCCCGATGGCCCAGACCCTTCTCCGAGACGGCGTAGAGCCAGAGGGCGGACATGGTGGCGCTGAGCAGCAACCACCAGCCATGAAGGCCCGCCAGGTTC
The genomic region above belongs to bacterium and contains:
- a CDS encoding penicillin-binding transpeptidase domain-containing protein; amino-acid sequence: MNGPIRRVVLLLGVLFLVLVVDLTYWQAIAADRLRQNQRNPRVELTRSGRERGEILSADSVVLARSVPDPLDPGAYRREYLYGSVYAHVVGFSSALFGDRGVEAAHASLLRSRRDLTTSGILNALLGDDLRPRSIQLTLYHELQATAARALGDRRGAVVALDPATGQVLAMVSSPSFNPNSLVGTNAAVVWDALTESTDGPLDNRAIAGSLPRLLTSEGTITLDEMDPLSALGIATRVAGAGQDGLIMRPHVTARVFDADSNQVSRADPEPMADTFGYEAALSLYGESRPLVVGGASQDRPPEAVGNSGVTETGAGEPAGWFFGVWPATRPTIVVAVVVYPDGPGAGGPGRAAAASVGRAVLGAWIGMIPTSASDE
- a CDS encoding FtsW/RodA/SpoVE family cell cycle protein, producing the protein MARTSGRPDSMSRPAEVVFVCGSGGLAAFGVVLVNLAREEVRAMPALAAFLVLAVAFGLLLVAMRAWAPDATPLLIPTASILAAVGFVTIYRLDENLAGLHGWWLLLSATMSALWLYAVSEKGLGHRGGGWWPLLALAAGLVAVPSLGVDGGTTWVAWRSAPAVVLNPGEIVKLVMVALFAILLAERQAFFSAGGRYTAPLRPARVTTVWQSILLLGVVLISIAVRDSGTAMIVVGMFCVMAYMATNRSAYLVGGLGAGVLWLVAGPWLSEGLQSRITVWTDPWTQPEGPGNRLAEGLFGLAAGSLSGTGFGLGDPDLIPESTTSLVFAAVGEEMGLAGTVVVLAAYALMVVTGFGIALRAREVFHKLLAGGLSLLLGGQAAMSVAGVVGLLPGTAMPIPFLSYGVSLTMAGFVILAVLARVSHEERV